One Hippoglossus stenolepis isolate QCI-W04-F060 chromosome 22, HSTE1.2, whole genome shotgun sequence DNA segment encodes these proteins:
- the ppp6r2a gene encoding serine/threonine-protein phosphatase 6 regulatory subunit 2a isoform X3 encodes MFWKFDLHTTSHIDQLLDREDVTLRELMEEDDVLQECKAQNRRLLLFLCQDHCMQELVSLITTEPPADLEERSRFKFPNIACELLTSDVSIINDKLGGEESLLEILYHFLEQDPPLNPLLASFFSKTIGNLIARKTEQVITFLKKKEGFIGLVLKHIDASAMMDLLLRLISCVEPAPLRQEVLHWLNEENLVQRLTELIHTGKDEERQSNASQTLCDIIRLSRDQANQMQDGMETDPLLAVLESQESVAGLLKNLFEGERSEASIVNGTQVLLTLLETRRSGLEGLMDLYSQGYERSYTVNSSILNAIEPHLKDFQQLLLDPPKKSAILTTVGLLEQPLGNARLHVARLVAALLQTNSPSMCQELCNLTTMDLLLDLFFKYSWNNFLHFQVELCVAAILNHPSSEERHVPGLQNHDGSPAVSNLEEQGEAVETGRTVDPQTSIHNALVAHLFQKCRLVQRILDAWEENDRIQAEGGTRRGNMGHLTRIANMVVQNLEKGSVQVQITDLIKELPEDCRGRWESFVDETLRETNRRNTVSTHNMHSSSEDDDMESPFPNDLSLQQAFSDYQIQQMTANFVDQFGFNDEEFNEHDENINATFDRIAEINFNLDADDNSANAAAFEACCKERIRQFDDAEEEEDIWEEKEINYATQAKSRTRFGVSQTSEGSSRSSMENGGREQDHGSESDEDEDSEQNTSDSGPGWTANFRDSGGTTASQTPQAWDSSTRTGAETHETGWANFTEFQPFSGKETNPRCSSPVDSDADKQAKQNHEKSEEVSATPSATPTAWTAEEGRKAPLVASDSSSSGGSDSEEDDKNAGAATTTSEKAVAPGNQTADLKSEESPVSLEKLSLSDPPKPSEQQPADESLANTQTDKKEETPAPQEVSVNGPV; translated from the exons ATGTTTTGGAAGTTCGACCTGCACACCACCTCCCACATTGACCAGCTGCTGGACAGGGAGGACGTGACGCTGagagagctgatggaggaggatgatgtCCTGCAAGAGTGCAAGGCCCAAAACCGCAGattgctcctcttcctctgccagGACCACTGCATGCAGGAGCTGGTCAGCCTCATCACCACAGAGCCGCCCGCTGACCTGGAGGAAAGGAGCCGCTTTAA atttCCCAACATTGCTTGTGAGCTCCTGACATCAGATGTGTCCATTATAAATGATAAGCTGGGCGGGGAGGAGTCTCTCCTCGAGATACTATACCACTTCTTGGAGCAGGATCCGCCCCTCAACCCATTACTCGCCAGCTTTTTCAGCAAAACCATCGGCAACCTCATTGCCAGGAAAACCGAACAG gtGATTACCTTTCTAAAGAAAAAGGAAGGCTTCATTGGTCTGGTGCTGAAACATATTGATGCCTCTGCCATGATGGACCTGCTGCTTCGCCTCATCAGTTGTGTGGAGCCTGCCCCCTTGAGGCAGGAGGTCCTTCAT TGGCTGAATGAGGAGAATTTGGTACAGAGACTGACAGAGCTTATCCATACTGGTAAAGATGAGGAG AGACAATCGAATGCGTCCCAAACGCTTTGTGACATCATCCGCCTTAGTCGAGACCAGGCCAATCAGATGCAGGATGGCATGGAGACTGACCCACTATTGGCTGTACTAGAGTC GCAGGAGAGTGTGGCGGGGCTCCTCAAGAACTTATTTGAGGGGGAGAGGAGCGAGGCCTCCATCGTTAATGGAACTCAAGTGCTACTTACCTTACTGGAGACCAGGAGGTCAGG GTTGGAAGGGCTGATGGATCTGTATTCTCAGGGTTATGAAAGGTCTTACACTGTCAACAGCAGTATTTTAAATGCCATTGAGCCCCATTTAAAGGACTTCCAGCAGCTTCTTCTGGATCCCCCCAAG AAAAGTGCAATATTGACGACCGTTGGCCTTCTGGAGCAGCCACTGGGGAACGCCCGCCTTCATGTGGCCCGGCTGGTGGCCGCCCTACTGCAGACCAATTCCCCCAGTATGTGCCAGGAGCTGTGCAATCTTACCACCATGGACCTACTACTG GATCTGTTCTTCAAATACTCCTGGAATAATTTTTTGCACTTCCAAGTGGAGCTGTGCGTGGCAGCGATCTTGAACCACCCTTCCTCAGAGGAGCGGCATGTTCCAGGTCTCCAGAACCACGATGGGAGCCCTGCAGTGTCTAACCTCGAAGAGCAGGGGGAGGCCGTGGAGACAGGCAGGACCGTTGACCCACAGACCTCCATCCACAATGCCCTTGTGGCACAT CTCTTCCAGAAGTGTCGATTGGTACAGAGGATCCTTGACGCCTGGGAGGAGAATGATAGAATACA GGCTGAGGGAGGCACCAGGAGAGGCAACATGGGTCATCTGACCAGAATTGCCAACATGGTGGTCCAGAACCTGGAGAAAGGATCCGTACAGGTCCAGATCACTGACCTCATAAAAG AGCTGCCAGAGGACTGCAGAGGTCGCTGGGAGAGCTTTGTGGACGAGACCctgagagagacaaacaggagaAACACG GTAAGCACCCACAACATGCACTCATCCAGTGAGGACGATGACATGGAGAGCCCCTTCCCCAACGACCTGTCTCTCCAGCAG GCCTTCTCCGACTATCAGATCCAACAGATGACTGCCAACTTTGTGGATCAGTTTGGGTTCAATGATGAGGAGTTCAATGAGCACGATGAAAATATCAA TGCCACATTTGACAGAATCGCTGAAATAAACTTCAATCTAGATGCTGATGATAACAGT GCCAATGCGGCTGCCTTTGAAGCCTGCTGTAAAGAAAGGATACGCCAGTTTGACGATGccgaagaggaagaggacatttgggaggagaaggagatcaACTATGCAACACAAGCTAAATCCAGAACAAG gTTTGGTGTCTCTCAAACCTCAGAGGGAAGCTCCCGGAGCAGCATGGAGAATGGAGGCAGGGAGCAGGACCACGGATCTGAATCTGATGAGGACGAAGACTCAGAGCAAAACACATCAGATTCAG GTCCAGGCTGGACAGCGAATTTCAGGGACTCTGGAGGAACGACAGCCTCCCAGACCCCACAGGCGTGGGACAGCTCAACTCGGACCGGAGCAGAGACACATGAAACAGGCTGGGCCAACTTCACTGAGTTCCAGCCTTTCTCTGG CAAAGAGACCAATCCCAGGTGCAGCTCTCCTGTGGACTCGGATGCAGATAAACAAGCCAAACAAAACCATGAGAAGAGCG aagAGGTTAGTGCCACTCCTAGTGCCACTCCTACTGCTTGGACAGcggaagaagggaggaaggcTCCTCTCGTGGCCTCAGACAGCAGCTCCTCCGGGGGATCTGACAGCGAGGAGGATGACAAAAATGCTGGTGCTGCAACCACCACTTCGGAAAAAGCAGTCGCCCCTGGCAACCAGACAGCTGACCTCAAAAG
- the ppp6r2a gene encoding serine/threonine-protein phosphatase 6 regulatory subunit 2a isoform X2, translating into MFWKFDLHTTSHIDQLLDREDVTLRELMEEDDVLQECKAQNRRLLLFLCQDHCMQELVSLITTEPPADLEERSRFKFPNIACELLTSDVSIINDKLGGEESLLEILYHFLEQDPPLNPLLASFFSKTIGNLIARKTEQVITFLKKKEGFIGLVLKHIDASAMMDLLLRLISCVEPAPLRQEVLHWLNEENLVQRLTELIHTGKDEERQSNASQTLCDIIRLSRDQANQMQDGMETDPLLAVLESQESVAGLLKNLFEGERSEASIVNGTQVLLTLLETRRSGLEGLMDLYSQGYERSYTVNSSILNAIEPHLKDFQQLLLDPPKKSAILTTVGLLEQPLGNARLHVARLVAALLQTNSPSMCQELCNLTTMDLLLDLFFKYSWNNFLHFQVELCVAAILNHPSSEERHVPGLQNHDGSPAVSNLEEQGEAVETGRTVDPQTSIHNALVAHLFQKCRLVQRILDAWEENDRIQAEGGTRRGNMGHLTRIANMVVQNLEKGSVQVQITDLIKELPEDCRGRWESFVDETLRETNRRNTVELVSTHNMHSSSEDDDMESPFPNDLSLQQAFSDYQIQQMTANFVDQFGFNDEEFNEHDENINATFDRIAEINFNLDADDNSANAAAFEACCKERIRQFDDAEEEEDIWEEKEINYATQAKSRTRFGVSQTSEGSSRSSMENGGREQDHGSESDEDEDSEQNTSDSGPGWTANFRDSGGTTASQTPQAWDSSTRTGAETHETGWANFTEFQPFSGKETNPRCSSPVDSDADKQAKQNHEKSEVSATPSATPTAWTAEEGRKAPLVASDSSSSGGSDSEEDDKNAGAATTTSEKAVAPGNQTADLKSEESPVSLEKLSLSDPPKPSEQQPADESLANTQTDKKEETPAPQEVSVNGPV; encoded by the exons ATGTTTTGGAAGTTCGACCTGCACACCACCTCCCACATTGACCAGCTGCTGGACAGGGAGGACGTGACGCTGagagagctgatggaggaggatgatgtCCTGCAAGAGTGCAAGGCCCAAAACCGCAGattgctcctcttcctctgccagGACCACTGCATGCAGGAGCTGGTCAGCCTCATCACCACAGAGCCGCCCGCTGACCTGGAGGAAAGGAGCCGCTTTAA atttCCCAACATTGCTTGTGAGCTCCTGACATCAGATGTGTCCATTATAAATGATAAGCTGGGCGGGGAGGAGTCTCTCCTCGAGATACTATACCACTTCTTGGAGCAGGATCCGCCCCTCAACCCATTACTCGCCAGCTTTTTCAGCAAAACCATCGGCAACCTCATTGCCAGGAAAACCGAACAG gtGATTACCTTTCTAAAGAAAAAGGAAGGCTTCATTGGTCTGGTGCTGAAACATATTGATGCCTCTGCCATGATGGACCTGCTGCTTCGCCTCATCAGTTGTGTGGAGCCTGCCCCCTTGAGGCAGGAGGTCCTTCAT TGGCTGAATGAGGAGAATTTGGTACAGAGACTGACAGAGCTTATCCATACTGGTAAAGATGAGGAG AGACAATCGAATGCGTCCCAAACGCTTTGTGACATCATCCGCCTTAGTCGAGACCAGGCCAATCAGATGCAGGATGGCATGGAGACTGACCCACTATTGGCTGTACTAGAGTC GCAGGAGAGTGTGGCGGGGCTCCTCAAGAACTTATTTGAGGGGGAGAGGAGCGAGGCCTCCATCGTTAATGGAACTCAAGTGCTACTTACCTTACTGGAGACCAGGAGGTCAGG GTTGGAAGGGCTGATGGATCTGTATTCTCAGGGTTATGAAAGGTCTTACACTGTCAACAGCAGTATTTTAAATGCCATTGAGCCCCATTTAAAGGACTTCCAGCAGCTTCTTCTGGATCCCCCCAAG AAAAGTGCAATATTGACGACCGTTGGCCTTCTGGAGCAGCCACTGGGGAACGCCCGCCTTCATGTGGCCCGGCTGGTGGCCGCCCTACTGCAGACCAATTCCCCCAGTATGTGCCAGGAGCTGTGCAATCTTACCACCATGGACCTACTACTG GATCTGTTCTTCAAATACTCCTGGAATAATTTTTTGCACTTCCAAGTGGAGCTGTGCGTGGCAGCGATCTTGAACCACCCTTCCTCAGAGGAGCGGCATGTTCCAGGTCTCCAGAACCACGATGGGAGCCCTGCAGTGTCTAACCTCGAAGAGCAGGGGGAGGCCGTGGAGACAGGCAGGACCGTTGACCCACAGACCTCCATCCACAATGCCCTTGTGGCACAT CTCTTCCAGAAGTGTCGATTGGTACAGAGGATCCTTGACGCCTGGGAGGAGAATGATAGAATACA GGCTGAGGGAGGCACCAGGAGAGGCAACATGGGTCATCTGACCAGAATTGCCAACATGGTGGTCCAGAACCTGGAGAAAGGATCCGTACAGGTCCAGATCACTGACCTCATAAAAG AGCTGCCAGAGGACTGCAGAGGTCGCTGGGAGAGCTTTGTGGACGAGACCctgagagagacaaacaggagaAACACGGTAGAGCTG GTAAGCACCCACAACATGCACTCATCCAGTGAGGACGATGACATGGAGAGCCCCTTCCCCAACGACCTGTCTCTCCAGCAG GCCTTCTCCGACTATCAGATCCAACAGATGACTGCCAACTTTGTGGATCAGTTTGGGTTCAATGATGAGGAGTTCAATGAGCACGATGAAAATATCAA TGCCACATTTGACAGAATCGCTGAAATAAACTTCAATCTAGATGCTGATGATAACAGT GCCAATGCGGCTGCCTTTGAAGCCTGCTGTAAAGAAAGGATACGCCAGTTTGACGATGccgaagaggaagaggacatttgggaggagaaggagatcaACTATGCAACACAAGCTAAATCCAGAACAAG gTTTGGTGTCTCTCAAACCTCAGAGGGAAGCTCCCGGAGCAGCATGGAGAATGGAGGCAGGGAGCAGGACCACGGATCTGAATCTGATGAGGACGAAGACTCAGAGCAAAACACATCAGATTCAG GTCCAGGCTGGACAGCGAATTTCAGGGACTCTGGAGGAACGACAGCCTCCCAGACCCCACAGGCGTGGGACAGCTCAACTCGGACCGGAGCAGAGACACATGAAACAGGCTGGGCCAACTTCACTGAGTTCCAGCCTTTCTCTGG CAAAGAGACCAATCCCAGGTGCAGCTCTCCTGTGGACTCGGATGCAGATAAACAAGCCAAACAAAACCATGAGAAGAGCG AGGTTAGTGCCACTCCTAGTGCCACTCCTACTGCTTGGACAGcggaagaagggaggaaggcTCCTCTCGTGGCCTCAGACAGCAGCTCCTCCGGGGGATCTGACAGCGAGGAGGATGACAAAAATGCTGGTGCTGCAACCACCACTTCGGAAAAAGCAGTCGCCCCTGGCAACCAGACAGCTGACCTCAAAAG
- the ppp6r2a gene encoding serine/threonine-protein phosphatase 6 regulatory subunit 2a isoform X1, with protein sequence MFWKFDLHTTSHIDQLLDREDVTLRELMEEDDVLQECKAQNRRLLLFLCQDHCMQELVSLITTEPPADLEERSRFKFPNIACELLTSDVSIINDKLGGEESLLEILYHFLEQDPPLNPLLASFFSKTIGNLIARKTEQVITFLKKKEGFIGLVLKHIDASAMMDLLLRLISCVEPAPLRQEVLHWLNEENLVQRLTELIHTGKDEERQSNASQTLCDIIRLSRDQANQMQDGMETDPLLAVLESQESVAGLLKNLFEGERSEASIVNGTQVLLTLLETRRSGLEGLMDLYSQGYERSYTVNSSILNAIEPHLKDFQQLLLDPPKKSAILTTVGLLEQPLGNARLHVARLVAALLQTNSPSMCQELCNLTTMDLLLDLFFKYSWNNFLHFQVELCVAAILNHPSSEERHVPGLQNHDGSPAVSNLEEQGEAVETGRTVDPQTSIHNALVAHLFQKCRLVQRILDAWEENDRIQAEGGTRRGNMGHLTRIANMVVQNLEKGSVQVQITDLIKELPEDCRGRWESFVDETLRETNRRNTVELVSTHNMHSSSEDDDMESPFPNDLSLQQAFSDYQIQQMTANFVDQFGFNDEEFNEHDENINATFDRIAEINFNLDADDNSANAAAFEACCKERIRQFDDAEEEEDIWEEKEINYATQAKSRTRFGVSQTSEGSSRSSMENGGREQDHGSESDEDEDSEQNTSDSGPGWTANFRDSGGTTASQTPQAWDSSTRTGAETHETGWANFTEFQPFSGKETNPRCSSPVDSDADKQAKQNHEKSEEVSATPSATPTAWTAEEGRKAPLVASDSSSSGGSDSEEDDKNAGAATTTSEKAVAPGNQTADLKSEESPVSLEKLSLSDPPKPSEQQPADESLANTQTDKKEETPAPQEVSVNGPV encoded by the exons ATGTTTTGGAAGTTCGACCTGCACACCACCTCCCACATTGACCAGCTGCTGGACAGGGAGGACGTGACGCTGagagagctgatggaggaggatgatgtCCTGCAAGAGTGCAAGGCCCAAAACCGCAGattgctcctcttcctctgccagGACCACTGCATGCAGGAGCTGGTCAGCCTCATCACCACAGAGCCGCCCGCTGACCTGGAGGAAAGGAGCCGCTTTAA atttCCCAACATTGCTTGTGAGCTCCTGACATCAGATGTGTCCATTATAAATGATAAGCTGGGCGGGGAGGAGTCTCTCCTCGAGATACTATACCACTTCTTGGAGCAGGATCCGCCCCTCAACCCATTACTCGCCAGCTTTTTCAGCAAAACCATCGGCAACCTCATTGCCAGGAAAACCGAACAG gtGATTACCTTTCTAAAGAAAAAGGAAGGCTTCATTGGTCTGGTGCTGAAACATATTGATGCCTCTGCCATGATGGACCTGCTGCTTCGCCTCATCAGTTGTGTGGAGCCTGCCCCCTTGAGGCAGGAGGTCCTTCAT TGGCTGAATGAGGAGAATTTGGTACAGAGACTGACAGAGCTTATCCATACTGGTAAAGATGAGGAG AGACAATCGAATGCGTCCCAAACGCTTTGTGACATCATCCGCCTTAGTCGAGACCAGGCCAATCAGATGCAGGATGGCATGGAGACTGACCCACTATTGGCTGTACTAGAGTC GCAGGAGAGTGTGGCGGGGCTCCTCAAGAACTTATTTGAGGGGGAGAGGAGCGAGGCCTCCATCGTTAATGGAACTCAAGTGCTACTTACCTTACTGGAGACCAGGAGGTCAGG GTTGGAAGGGCTGATGGATCTGTATTCTCAGGGTTATGAAAGGTCTTACACTGTCAACAGCAGTATTTTAAATGCCATTGAGCCCCATTTAAAGGACTTCCAGCAGCTTCTTCTGGATCCCCCCAAG AAAAGTGCAATATTGACGACCGTTGGCCTTCTGGAGCAGCCACTGGGGAACGCCCGCCTTCATGTGGCCCGGCTGGTGGCCGCCCTACTGCAGACCAATTCCCCCAGTATGTGCCAGGAGCTGTGCAATCTTACCACCATGGACCTACTACTG GATCTGTTCTTCAAATACTCCTGGAATAATTTTTTGCACTTCCAAGTGGAGCTGTGCGTGGCAGCGATCTTGAACCACCCTTCCTCAGAGGAGCGGCATGTTCCAGGTCTCCAGAACCACGATGGGAGCCCTGCAGTGTCTAACCTCGAAGAGCAGGGGGAGGCCGTGGAGACAGGCAGGACCGTTGACCCACAGACCTCCATCCACAATGCCCTTGTGGCACAT CTCTTCCAGAAGTGTCGATTGGTACAGAGGATCCTTGACGCCTGGGAGGAGAATGATAGAATACA GGCTGAGGGAGGCACCAGGAGAGGCAACATGGGTCATCTGACCAGAATTGCCAACATGGTGGTCCAGAACCTGGAGAAAGGATCCGTACAGGTCCAGATCACTGACCTCATAAAAG AGCTGCCAGAGGACTGCAGAGGTCGCTGGGAGAGCTTTGTGGACGAGACCctgagagagacaaacaggagaAACACGGTAGAGCTG GTAAGCACCCACAACATGCACTCATCCAGTGAGGACGATGACATGGAGAGCCCCTTCCCCAACGACCTGTCTCTCCAGCAG GCCTTCTCCGACTATCAGATCCAACAGATGACTGCCAACTTTGTGGATCAGTTTGGGTTCAATGATGAGGAGTTCAATGAGCACGATGAAAATATCAA TGCCACATTTGACAGAATCGCTGAAATAAACTTCAATCTAGATGCTGATGATAACAGT GCCAATGCGGCTGCCTTTGAAGCCTGCTGTAAAGAAAGGATACGCCAGTTTGACGATGccgaagaggaagaggacatttgggaggagaaggagatcaACTATGCAACACAAGCTAAATCCAGAACAAG gTTTGGTGTCTCTCAAACCTCAGAGGGAAGCTCCCGGAGCAGCATGGAGAATGGAGGCAGGGAGCAGGACCACGGATCTGAATCTGATGAGGACGAAGACTCAGAGCAAAACACATCAGATTCAG GTCCAGGCTGGACAGCGAATTTCAGGGACTCTGGAGGAACGACAGCCTCCCAGACCCCACAGGCGTGGGACAGCTCAACTCGGACCGGAGCAGAGACACATGAAACAGGCTGGGCCAACTTCACTGAGTTCCAGCCTTTCTCTGG CAAAGAGACCAATCCCAGGTGCAGCTCTCCTGTGGACTCGGATGCAGATAAACAAGCCAAACAAAACCATGAGAAGAGCG aagAGGTTAGTGCCACTCCTAGTGCCACTCCTACTGCTTGGACAGcggaagaagggaggaaggcTCCTCTCGTGGCCTCAGACAGCAGCTCCTCCGGGGGATCTGACAGCGAGGAGGATGACAAAAATGCTGGTGCTGCAACCACCACTTCGGAAAAAGCAGTCGCCCCTGGCAACCAGACAGCTGACCTCAAAAG
- the LOC118101843 gene encoding LOW QUALITY PROTEIN: E3 ubiquitin-protein ligase Hakai (The sequence of the model RefSeq protein was modified relative to this genomic sequence to represent the inferred CDS: inserted 1 base in 1 codon) — translation MDQSDNDLQGSDGSGNLGGPDVRRRIPIKLISKQPIRSKPPPRAQRPSSRPTKSEPGENDNFGFKQEDRFDCGAKSGDVFATQRRYPQPLFWDYKLHLIGERDEVPIHFCDKCGLPIQLYGRMIPCKHVFCYDCALLHEKKGDKMCPGLTLYSCTDPVQRIEQCQRGSLYMCSVVPGCKRTYLSQRDLQAHVNHRHLRAAKSSSGRQEPLHLGLSSDVPDRFRVPPPHLSKNHVHLPNPLQHGGHDPYSQPPPPSAHDAPPPSSALGPETFRIATVTTRKHSNLITVPIQDDSSSSREPHSGGLGPGQPPHHHPGDYPGQPPVVSHSHHMMAPPQQHFXPPPPPPPPISHPMQHPPQASGTPHMVYNQAPPPPMSTAPPPITPPPGHIMPPYMNHPPPGPPPQHSGPPVNAPPPHHYNPNSMQQFPEDQGTLSPPFSQPGGLSPGMWPAPRGPPPPRMQGPPPQGQMPGPHHPDQGRYRPYYQ, via the exons ATGGACCAAAGCG aCAATGATCTTCAAGGAAGCGACGGCTCTGGGAATTTGGGCGGCCCAGATGTTCGAAGACGAATCCCCATCAAACTCATATCCAAACAGCCCATAAGGAGCAAACCTCCGCCACGCGCCCAAAGACCCAGCAGCAGGCCAACTAAAAGTGAGCCCGGAGAAAATG ATAACTTTGGCTTCAAGCAAGAGGACAGGTTTGACTGCGGTGCTAAATCTGGAGATGTGTTTGCAACTCAGAGGAGATATCCCCAGCCACTGTTTTGGGATTATAAG TTGCATTTGATTGGAGAAAGGGATGAAGTACCGATTCACTTCTGTGACAAATGTGGTCTCCCTATCCAGCTGTATGGGCGGATG ATCCCctgcaaacatgttttctgctaCGACTGTGCTTTGCTTCATGAAAAGAAAGGAGACAAGATGTGCCCAGG CCTCACCCTCTACAGCTGCACAGATCCAGTGCAGCGCATCGAGCAGTGCCAGCGTGGTTCGCTCTACATGTGCAGTGTTGTGCCGGGATGTAAGCGCACCTACCTGTCCCAGCGTGACCTGCAGGCCCATGTTAACCACCGCCACCTGAGGGCAGCCAAGTCGTCCTCAGGCCGCCAGGAGCCCTTGCACCTCGGCCTGTCATCTGACGTCCCTGATCGTTTCCGTGTGCCTCCACCTCACTTATCCAAGAACCATGTTCATCTCCCTAACCCACTCCAGCATGGCGGCCATGACCCCTACAGCCAGCCACCGCCGCCCTCTGCTCACGATGCCCCGCCCCCATCGTCTGCTTTAGGTCCTGAGACATTCCGCATCGCTACGGTAACGACTCGGAAACACAGCAATCTCATAACTGTGCCCATCCAAgatgactcctcttcctcccgtgAGCCCCACTCTGGTGGGCTAGGCCCCGGTCAgccaccccaccaccaccctggGGACTATCCCGGCCAGCCACCTGTCGTGTCCCACTCCCACCACATGATGGCGCCACCGCAGCAGCACT GGCCcccgcctccccctcctcctcccatcagcCACCCAATGCAGCATCCGCCCCAGGCCTCTGGGACGCCACACATGGTGTACAACCAGGCCCCTCCTCCCCCCatgtccacagctccaccaccaaTCACGCCCCCACCAGGGCACATTATGCCCCCTTATATGAACCACCCGCCCCCAGGACCTCCACCACAACACAGTGGCCCACCCGTCAACGCCCCTCCACCTCATCATTACAACCCCAACTCAATGCAGCAGTTCCCTGAAGACCAGGGCACCCTCAGTCCCCCGTTCAGCCAACCAGGAGGGCTCAGCCCTGGGATGTGGCCTGCTCCGAGAGGACCCCCACCTCCACGGATGCAGGGTCCTCCTCCCCAGGGCCAGATGCCTGGTCCACATCACCCAGATCAGGGCCGCTACCGGCCGTACTATCAGTAA